From Syngnathoides biaculeatus isolate LvHL_M chromosome 12, ASM1980259v1, whole genome shotgun sequence:
TTTTACTCGATGCACAACTTAGTGAACTTTCACCCCTCTTGGTAGTCTTGTTTTGATTTAGCATGCTAGGCTCTTAGCGTAAAATATAGCTGGAGGACCGCGCGTAAATACAAATGACAGCGGGGATATTTGAGGAAAGTGGACCCGGACTCGTAAGGGAAGCGTGACAATGGCGCTGTCGCGAAGAAACCGGCCCTCCCGCTGACAAAATAATGCTTGTTTTAGCCCGATGCTAACGTTAGCTGGCAACGAATGTACCCCCCGTCAACATGGCGGTGATGCGAAGGGATGAGTAGCACTCGCCCACTGGACGTACTGCATGTGTTCGCCGTTCGTTTTCATCACTGGCCTGGATTTTTCACATAAGCAAATATAACGGATGTAAGTACATAAACATTTTCAGGAGTTTGCGGCGTAGTTTGCAAATGATTAATTTCATTTGCATTGGTTCAGTCATTCTGTAGGTGGTAGTAACCTCCAGATTAATTAGTCGTGTCGTCAACCAGAAATTTTTCTATAATAACATATTAATGAGCTTCTcgttgtgacgtcacgcacTTCCGGGTGGCAGTCATAACATAAACCTCTGTAATTTTGCCAAGGCATTGCGATTAAGAAAACAGGATAAGAGCCTTGATGATTGATTATGAATTTTACCTTCTTTTCGACCACCGCGGTTTGAATTTGTGAGAtgtcggtaaaaaaaaaaaaaaaaaaagcacttatgCTATGTAACTAGCAAGAGAGAGGAACGCCGGCAggactttattttttcaatacgtaaattgatttaaaaagatAAATGGAGTGGACATTTAGACAGTTAACATTATCATTGAGAGACATTCGATATCCACGTGACGTTTTCAGGATTCATTTGCATTATTATTCtgaaataattggaaaaaaagattaaaggTTCATCTAACAGGgtacatttttgtcataattctcAGTTCAGGTTAGCTGTAGATCCCCACCTTACTGCCGCCTTGAAGCAGCCTGTCGTCTAttgtttgcaaacattttaaaatagtctACACTTATGAAAATGTTGCAGTGTTGGATCTTTCCATTCCTTGCTTTCAATGGGCGAGGAAAAGCCAGACACGCTGGACTTCGTGAAGGATTTCCAGGAGTATCTGAGCCAGCAGACCCAGCATGTCAACATGATATCAGGCTCCGTCAGCGGCGTCAAGGAGGCGGATGAACTACCGGCTGGTAAcattgagcctttttttttcttttccatgagTCAAGGTTTTGATGACGATCAATCATGTAACAGTGAACCCTAGCTATTCGCAGGGCCTCGGAATATCAAAATACGCATATAGGAATCGCCCCCTATTCACGGCATgctattcacttttttttctgtcctacCCTTACATATTTTCACGAAACCTTCTCTTTTGCCAATATCAAGCCTGAAAATTAGctacaaaatgacacaaaacatggatgtgtgcttttcagcaaataattccataattcccggcctacagagcgcacctggttataagcctcacccagtacttttgtgaaggaaatatcatttggtacatacatgcagcgcagccgtgtaaaagctgcaagtgcccacattgaaacacgagatatttagaaagaaaaatggTCCACAGAataagttttcaaagttttattaccttatcttaacataccaacaacacggtagcaggaacagggctggtaaaaaataaaaatgaaacaacataccggtaaaaaaaaacagccgtggcagctacacagtagcaacacggtagcacagcactgacagggccggttaaaaaaaaatatacctaaatcactgagatgcggcggTAACACGGtcgtaacacagcagcaactcgctagcgtggcactaatagggcgagttaaaaaaaaaaaaacacaggtaaaaatcacttcctcggcacatatattccaccggtctcacactGACCTTTTATGCTcaagtgccccccttgcggccgttagaaaaaaatgcacaaattagctgcatcaccacataaaccgcagagttgaatgcgtgtgaaaaaggtcgtGGGcctataggtcggaaattacaaTAGTTATAATCCATAGTTTGGTTCTACAGAAATATTTTGGAGTCGGTGAGTTTGCCGATACCTGAGTTTATATCGCTCCGTCTGCAGAATGCAGTCAGAATGGGCTGGATCACCCGACGGTGGACATGAGCCTTGACGACAGCTCGGCGTTGTTGGTGGACGGTTTTGAGAGGACGTTTGACGGCAAACTCAAGTGCCTGTACTGCAACTACGCCACCCGAGGCACGGCGAGACTAGTCGAGCACATTCGAATGCACACAGGTATGGCTTGTCACTATTAGATTAACCAAATAATTgggtgaaaaaatattttgcattaaaTTGTTGCAAGAATGGTTTTTTGATAacattgttgtttatttggtaTTTATTAATGATTTATAAACAATTGCGTGATATCACGCAAAAGCATTTTGAAACTGGGAGTAACTTCTTGCTGATTTATGCAAAGCCCTACTAGCTTGATCTACACTTCTTAAGATGCTGCAGGTTCAACGTCTTTTGTTACAGGCAAATTATATTACAGCTTTATATAttcaactgttatttttttttcccacaagttGATTACAAAATGCAATATAACGGAATAAATGTCGCAGATTACTGCCCACCCACCTCTGGCTATACGCCTGTTTGCTCAATCCACCAGGAGAGAAACCTCACCGCTGCCACATGTGCCCGTTCGCCTCGGCCTACGAGCGCCACCTGGAGGCCCACATGCGCTCTcacacgggcgagaagccgTACAAGTGCGAGCTGTGCTCCTTCCGCTGCAGCGACCGCAGCAACCTGTCGCACCACCGCCGCCGGCGCCACAAGCTGGTCCCGAAGAAGGACGCCCGCTCGCTGTCCCACAAGAAGATGCTGAGCGTGCTGCAGAAAAAAGCCGGGTCCATCAGCTACGGCCGCCGCCTCCTCATCGCCTCGTGCTCTCCTTCCGTGATGGCGCCTGGGGCCGACGACGACGTCGACGACTGCTCCCGTGAACTTCCGCGGGGGGTTGATGACGACGGCGCGGGCGAGGAGGACGCTCAAACTTTCCATCATTCCAACCTGATCATGGACAACCCCCTCAACCAGCTCTCTGTCCTGGCCGGCCAGCGTGCCAGCCTCCCTTCTTTGTTCCAGCCTCCCGGGTCCCCAGAAACTGAATCCGTCGCGGATGAGAAGCCCCTCCTGATCCAGCACCcacccgcctcctcctcctccccggtCACCCCCGAACCGCGCGCCCCCCCTCCACTCAGCAACTGCAGCTCCGCAGGCGGACCCTGCAGCGAACACAGCGGCCGCACCAGCACCCCGAGCGTGTCCAACAGCCAGCCCGGCACGCCGGCCCCCGGCCAGTCGGCCCCCCTGCGCGACCCCCGCCGCGTGCCGCATCTCTGCCAGCACTGCGACATCTACTTCCCCGACAACATCCTCTACACCATCCACATGGGCTGCCACGGCTACGAGAAGCCATTCCAGTGCAACATCTGCGGCCACAAGTGCAGGAGCAAGTACGACTTCGCCTGCCATTTTGCTCGCGGTCAGCACAAGTGACAATTTTTCAGAACTTTACAGgagttctatttattttttttttctcctcccttgGCCTTGATGTAGCATCGATCCTTCCAGAAAGATGTCAGAATTCAGATGGTACCCTTGTCCATGATCGCTCAACATTTTTCACAAGCGGAAGGAGTCATAGCGCCACTTATGTAACGCTACGATTCatagtttttaaaatttatttcattttactggGGAAAAAGTTGCAATATTACGACATTAACTACAGcaaaaaaattgagattttacaCATAAAATGTCTTGCAGATTACACATATATTGTCACaatattccaaaaaaatgttagcattttacaAGATTAAAGTTGTAGCATGAGAAACAagatttaatattaaaaatataatctaTAATATGACAAGAATCAACTCATACATAATAGGAAAGTGCAATAtaacacaaatacagtaaaaaaaatttatataaaaacaatgaatCTGAATATCTCCGGTATAAACTAAAAAGATTGAGAAAcaccacattttaaaacatcataaaagtctttaaaatacgatgattaaaaatacacaacgaAAATTTATTCACTATCTAACAAGTTTAGAAGTTCAAATTTCACCAGAGATAAAGAtcgattaaaataaaataagtttcTCATAAAATGAGAAAGgtaagaatttttaaaaatgaaaatatacattttggtGTGGATCAAATATTGCAGTAAATTGGTAATTATTTTCATAAACAAGCATTATtgtgcaaacattttctgtggGAAAAATATCTCATAATATTGTAACTtatccatggaaaaaaaatacttctcccaactctttttttttttttttttttttactttttagcatATAAATTAAACAATCCAACCAtgaaggagattttttttttaacttaatatTTATGGATGTAGCCTCAACTCTCCTGAACCTAAAAGGTTGCCTCAGTCAGACGACGTTGTTCAAAGTGACGTGGTGTTAAAATGATGCCAGTATTTTGCAGTGCCTGACCTTTGAACTTTTGTGAGTGAAATAGGAAAGAATCTGAAGTATCTCGTGTATTTTGCCAAAATCATTCCTTCCACAATGCTGCTACGACTCCTTGGAGTAAAttccagctgcaccacaagACACCGAGTGGGCCTCTGGGGCAATGCTACTAATGCCCACCCAGCAGCTCGGGTGTCGGCTGTATTTTAACTTGCTTTTCACTTTCTTTGTGTACTGTAGTACCCGAATACACCtcaccaggggtcaccaaaaGAATTGACCTTTCCTTTTAGTGACATAGCACTCGCTGAACTTGCTATCGTCTGAAGTCACTTCAAGTGTCCCCATGGCCTTACAACCGTACTGGGAACCGTTTCCCAAAATGTATCCCACTGAgcctggtgctttttttttccttaaatacGTACTACATATTGTATTCTAAGTGGTCATTTgatgtttggtgtaaaaaaaaaaaaacaattattccagcttggtacacacataccgattttttttttttttttaagattgtaaCCAatttttctggcatcttctgGGTTGTTCAAGATATTTCACCTTTAATCCAAAAGCTTTTTCAGTTCCAAATTTTAGGTGATGATTTCTTGTTGGTGTCTTCCAACAACCGTTTGTTATGCAGAACGACGCGCCAGGCAATACGAAACAACCTAAGGGGACCTCAAATTTAGAACTGAAGAGGTCTTTGGGATTCATGGCGAAAGGACTTCACCAACCCAGAGTCCAGCTGACTTTATTCAATTTTCGCATTGTGGTACTCCTTTAAGATTCGACAGAAGAAGCTCTGCTAACTCTTAGCTCGTCCAGTAACTTCTACTATGAATCACTTGTGAGATGTTTTTACAAACTCTCAACAGCAACATTTGCTCTTCTATTTGTGTCTATTTTTCATTTGCCTTGCTAATTTTCTGTTCTTCAGTTTTACGTCAAAATGGCACCAGTTTAACTCTGCCAGTGTAGATTCAATTGATGAGTGCAAAAGCAGTGTGCAgatatttttttcgtttgttttttacaaTCGACGactgattatccatccattttcagagccgcttatcctcacgatggtcccgggagtgctggagccgatcccatctGTCGcgggacgcggggtacaccctgaactggttgctagataatcacagggcacatggagacagacaacattcgtacacacaatcacacctaggggcaatttagagtgtccaattaatgttgcatgtttttgggatgtgagaggaaatcgcTCTAccgctgttccaccgtgccgctgccCATTGATTATTGCAATCATAAAGACTGAATAGGGTCAACATTTATGACTGTCAAGCAGATCGGTGAGGAAAAATCACTTTTGCGGCAGGCTAACCCACAAAATAAATtgctcaggataatcttttagaGACACGCAATACCCGGGCATTCTCAAAGAGAagggaaaacacacaaattcGGTCCAATGTGTGTACCATGCTGAGCACGTTTGTCCTGTCCGTTggtttctgtcctgagttgctAAGCAAAGTTTGAACAGTCGCGACTCGCCGCTTTGCCCGGGATGAGGAGTGTATGATGTCTTTTGTCACCGCTGTGTTGTCACTTCATAGGTAGCGTTTATTTCAAAACCTCTTTCGTCCTTTGGGACGCTAATTTGATGAAAGTTTATAAGtaaaagtggttttttttttttttaactgtgttcATAATTTATAAGTAAAACTGTTTTCTTGAATTGTGCTGAGGGTTATCTGATGTATATGTGTGAAAGAAACCAGGTCGTCTTTCCTGAAGCTTTTAATCAAAGGTGAGTATGTTTCACACATATATTAATGATTAGAATTCATGATGATGATCGTGTTAAACCGCATTCTCTTTTGCAGATCTCTCATCCTTTTTGTCCGGGTCTAAGAACGAGAAAACGTGGTTAATTTCATGGCTTTGTTCCTCTATAGATGCCAAAGACGCTACAGACCGATAAGATGGATGGGACCCAGGACCAGGGTCTGGCTCTCATGTTTGGCACCCACATCCCTGGCCTTGCGCTTGAGGCAACCCTTGCGGCAGCGGGAGTTCCAGTCGTTGTCTTGACATATGAGGACCTTGCACTGGATGTAAACCTCCTCGCTGTACCTCAAGAACTGGAAGGCCCTGAAGGAGAATCGAGCGTAGCGGGTGGTGCCACTGACGTACGAGTGGTAGGTGTTATCTATGGGGCAcctgtgtggggggaaaaagatcACGTGACGACCAAGCCGCATCGTGCGTGGCCAGCCCAATGAAGATTGAGGGTCTCAAAACAAATGGGTGACCACGATACGATGCAGTCGCAGTAGCTTGGTCTCAGGTGTGTTCTGTAGTGTCTCGCAGGGCCAAGGCAGCTTCAGTGCACTTTTGAAATTGATGGATTATTATCTATATTGTGGGTCAGTTAGAAGTGTGTTAATATGAGTGTTATGTTGGATTCAGATTCAAGGTCTTTCATTTTCAGGAAGAATCTGTGCCAAACTCTGAAATGCTTGGGATCACCATACAAATAATTTTAGAATATTCGATCCCGTTGAAGGAACTCTGGGTGAGATCTTTGGGTAAGAGGAAGTCGAAGTATAAAGGACCTCACTCGGGAGGTTTTTGGTGGTTGATTGGGTGCTGATCTCACCCATTACGGAGCAGATAATAGGTTGTCGTATGGAAGTCGTAGGGGGATGGCGAGGCCACACAGGTGTCAAGGAAAATATCCAggtagctgctgctgctgcccaaCAGGTCCACCTGGACGTAGAGGTCCTGGGTGAAAGAAACCTTATACGGGAATTCAGCCACCTGGTGGAAGAAAGCATCAAGGCAACTTTTTAATGGCTTGTGCGGAGTTGGGTGTTTGtgtaaaagaaatgtttctgcCTTATCGCGGAAGCTGTTGCTGGTGTAAAGGTCCATGGAGGTGTTGAAGATTCCTGTGCCCGTGATGCTGGTGTTGTCGTGATTCTGTGCCAGGTACATAATCTGTGCCACGGAGAATTGATCCATCCGACACACCACGTTGATTTTTAAGTTGGCCTTGCGAGTTATGTCCCCCTGGTTAGAGGAGTAGGCACGCACCACGTTGGTGTATACCACTCTGTCGTTCTcaaactgaaaaaataattgatttgtttttgttagaaTTGAACAATGTTAACGCTCCCACATCTGCTGTCAACCTTTCGACTGGTCCCGCAGCTGTTGGCGCGGAATTGGAAGACCACCTCCTTTGGAAAAACCTGGGGTCGGCAATACTGGTCATTGAGGTAGAGACTGTGGCCATCGTAGCCCAGAGAATTCAGGTACTTGCGACCAATCGTAATGCTCATGAGATCCGAGGAACAGTTGACTCTACCTGGTAAGAGGCCATGTTGTCTTACAGGACCAGTAAAGAATTTATTGCCAATTACAAGCAAACACTACAGGATCCAAAAAGAGTACGTGTCACCACTAACCTAGTTCTTGCCAATCTTCTATCTCCTAGTCTTAATTTTACCTTGGTCCTGCGGCAGAGCACTTGTGAACTCTGCACGGAATCCTCTCCCGACGACTGCGCTGTCGCTCCGGAAGACCACGGTCATGTGGTCGGAGGTCGAGTAGAAAAAATTCaagctgctgttgttgttgtcgttgcaTACTTTTCCCAAAAATCGGGAGTTGATGGATGGCCCGTCGTAGACTGAAATGTAGTCACAGTTGCAGCAGCTCTGCAGTCTGCCCACAagtgaatcaatcaatcatacGAGCATCCAGTATTCCAAG
This genomic window contains:
- the ikzf5 gene encoding zinc finger protein Pegasus, with product MTQKRTEGVGSFHSLLSMGEEKPDTLDFVKDFQEYLSQQTQHVNMISGSVSGVKEADELPAECSQNGLDHPTVDMSLDDSSALLVDGFERTFDGKLKCLYCNYATRGTARLVEHIRMHTGEKPHRCHMCPFASAYERHLEAHMRSHTGEKPYKCELCSFRCSDRSNLSHHRRRRHKLVPKKDARSLSHKKMLSVLQKKAGSISYGRRLLIASCSPSVMAPGADDDVDDCSRELPRGVDDDGAGEEDAQTFHHSNLIMDNPLNQLSVLAGQRASLPSLFQPPGSPETESVADEKPLLIQHPPASSSSPVTPEPRAPPPLSNCSSAGGPCSEHSGRTSTPSVSNSQPGTPAPGQSAPLRDPRRVPHLCQHCDIYFPDNILYTIHMGCHGYEKPFQCNICGHKCRSKYDFACHFARGQHK